From a region of the Thermococcus sp. genome:
- a CDS encoding ASCH domain-containing protein, translating into MRWKMGLQEEYLKAIAEGKKKIEGRLYDEKRQAIKPGDEIVFENKLVCVVKDLRVYSSFREMLEKEGLENVLPGVKSIEEGVKVYRRFYSEEKEKKYGVVAIEVEPVAWIGEPLT; encoded by the coding sequence ATGAGGTGGAAGATGGGTCTCCAGGAGGAATACCTGAAGGCGATAGCCGAGGGAAAAAAGAAAATCGAGGGCCGCCTGTACGATGAGAAGAGGCAGGCCATAAAACCCGGGGATGAAATAGTCTTCGAGAACAAACTGGTGTGTGTTGTAAAGGACCTGAGGGTCTACTCATCATTCAGGGAAATGCTGGAAAAGGAGGGCCTTGAGAACGTTCTGCCTGGAGTGAAGAGCATTGAAGAGGGCGTTAAAGTTTATAGAAGGTTTTATTCAGAGGAGAAGGAGAAGAAGTACGGAGTTGTGGCTATAGAGGTCGAACCGGTCGCGTGGATAGGAGAACCCCTAACCTAA
- a CDS encoding CPBP family intramembrane glutamic endopeptidase, whose protein sequence is MLFLSLAVIEIMGSPERFGFVPDFRYVLPAFILGFEASLIINLLEGNPSIPMKEFMPEGIERLILLLILAPLGEETLNRDLVEGYLLSYGHFWSAILFSALLFALPHWMASKEGKGGNAFIVTGAFIVGSLAGYLFALGGMLPAFVLHSSANIAGLTVLKLRERPREKGNTRKR, encoded by the coding sequence ATGCTTTTCCTCTCGCTTGCTGTGATTGAGATTATGGGCAGTCCGGAGAGGTTCGGTTTCGTTCCCGACTTCAGATACGTTCTTCCCGCGTTCATCCTCGGCTTTGAGGCCTCGCTCATAATTAATCTGCTCGAGGGCAATCCTTCGATCCCGATGAAGGAGTTTATGCCCGAGGGGATAGAAAGGCTCATTCTCCTGCTAATCCTGGCCCCACTGGGCGAAGAGACCCTTAACAGGGATTTAGTTGAAGGATATCTACTGAGTTACGGCCACTTTTGGAGCGCAATACTTTTCTCGGCTTTGTTATTCGCACTGCCCCACTGGATGGCCAGCAAAGAGGGAAAAGGCGGGAATGCATTCATAGTAACTGGAGCCTTCATCGTTGGCTCGTTAGCCGGTTACCTCTTTGCCCTTGGAGGCATGCTCCCGGCCTTCGTCCTACACTCCTCGGCAAACATCGCCGGGTTAACCGTTCTGAAGCTCAGAGAAAGGCCTAGAGAAAAGGGAAATACCCGCAAGCGTTGA
- a CDS encoding NAD(P)/FAD-dependent oxidoreductase — MRYDVLIIGAGPVGNYLANLLARDYSVAVVEKKSSFGEKACTGIIGAENYERLNLPKKAVLNELYGATFYSRIQSFSIGRKSPQAYLVDRKTLERELAKRAMKKGADYLMNTTFRGFRNGKAVLQHMGETLEVKADFYVGADGVNSTVAKAIGAKTRAEFLSGYEVEVLGSFDRRNVEVWVNKEITPDFFAWVAPIDGETARVGTFGKMEALNRFLRLKRLEPTKILEFKAGSVGFGWRKPWVKGNVALVGDSALQIKPTTAGGIVYGMLCAENLRKALLEGKPGKYWDYCSWVRRQISFGLKFRKLFTGLDQDAIEKIFEVLGSEEAREVIETQADFDDHLRTAKALLKRPKLLAKLIKVSPSLIKALL, encoded by the coding sequence ATGAGGTACGACGTCCTAATCATCGGTGCCGGGCCCGTGGGCAATTATCTGGCAAACCTTCTCGCGAGGGACTACAGCGTGGCCGTTGTCGAGAAAAAGAGCTCTTTCGGGGAAAAGGCCTGCACCGGCATAATAGGGGCAGAAAACTACGAGAGGCTCAATCTTCCAAAAAAAGCCGTCCTAAACGAACTCTACGGTGCAACATTTTACTCGCGAATCCAGAGCTTTTCGATAGGAAGGAAGAGCCCTCAGGCTTACCTCGTAGACAGGAAGACCCTCGAGAGGGAACTGGCGAAGAGAGCCATGAAAAAAGGGGCCGATTATTTGATGAACACGACCTTCAGGGGATTCAGGAACGGAAAGGCAGTTCTCCAGCACATGGGGGAGACGCTTGAGGTCAAGGCGGACTTCTACGTCGGGGCCGACGGCGTGAACAGCACCGTGGCGAAGGCCATCGGGGCCAAAACCCGGGCAGAATTCCTGAGCGGTTACGAGGTCGAGGTTCTGGGGAGCTTCGACAGGAGAAACGTTGAGGTGTGGGTCAACAAAGAGATAACGCCTGACTTCTTCGCGTGGGTCGCGCCGATTGACGGCGAAACCGCAAGGGTTGGAACATTTGGAAAAATGGAAGCCCTGAACAGGTTTTTAAGACTGAAAAGACTGGAACCAACGAAAATACTTGAGTTCAAGGCCGGTTCAGTCGGTTTCGGATGGAGAAAGCCCTGGGTTAAGGGAAACGTTGCCCTTGTTGGTGATTCAGCACTCCAGATTAAGCCAACGACAGCCGGAGGAATAGTTTACGGCATGCTATGTGCCGAGAATCTGAGAAAAGCCCTCCTCGAAGGGAAACCCGGAAAGTACTGGGACTACTGCTCGTGGGTGAGGAGACAGATAAGCTTTGGGCTTAAGTTCAGGAAGCTCTTTACTGGGCTCGACCAAGATGCAATAGAGAAAATCTTTGAGGTTCTCGGAAGCGAAGAGGCCAGGGAAGTCATAGAGACCCAGGCCGACTTCGACGACCACCTCAGAACCGCAAAGGCCCTCCTAAAGAGGCCGAAACTTCTCGCAAAGCTCATAAAGGTCAGCCCCAGTCTGATTAAGGCCCTGCTGTGA
- a CDS encoding DUF460 domain-containing protein yields MFILIIGLDVIGENPKRFAVVSWYNGKLERKGEFTLYRLIRFIRSKKPDIVAIDSVTELGDDLRRFLRALPPGTKLVQVTGRPGEQRSLQSLAKEHGIRTTDRFDPYEEAKLSALLASKGVGYEVLAFEDEVIVKVTRGRSHGKGGWSQDRYRKRVHNLVRDKVREIEDRLKRAEIPFDLETEEKDYGLARGEFRVYASREELAGIVRPMRGGDVEVRIYPVERAELGFAPLKGEEAIKERKSVIVGIDPGITVGIAVIDLSGNILALHSERNMPVGEVFRFIGEIGHPVIVATDVSPAPGFVEKIARSFKANLFVPRESLRIEEKNELLRSLGVRVDDDHQRDALAAAYKAYLRLKPKLEHVEAKLREAGLSKKADEVKALVIQGYNLGEAMQRVVRRERPREEEPEGQETVDVRPYVRKIRELEERIEFLERENEDLRNIIREQRRTIERLERRIADYDEEVRRKVLRERELEAKVKRIEVLEKQLREARAVIERLSRDLVRVKRMNVVEVRGSAVPLKVLRTLSWRELERIEREVGLRRGDVLFVINPAGAGRAIAEELVERKIRALITEKPLPHTVREVLREAHVPFFTSEELDVKRVDEFAVVERETLERAIGELLERWKEEDEEREAERFLKLVEEYRIERIKELKRRAEEESKGS; encoded by the coding sequence GTGTTCATTCTCATAATCGGCCTTGATGTAATCGGTGAGAACCCGAAGCGCTTTGCGGTGGTGAGCTGGTACAACGGAAAACTTGAGCGAAAGGGCGAGTTCACTCTCTACCGGCTAATCCGGTTTATCCGCTCCAAGAAGCCCGATATAGTGGCTATAGACAGCGTTACAGAACTCGGAGACGATTTGCGGAGGTTTCTCAGGGCACTTCCCCCGGGGACCAAGCTCGTTCAGGTTACAGGAAGGCCCGGCGAACAGCGAAGTTTGCAGAGCCTCGCGAAGGAGCACGGCATAAGAACGACCGACAGGTTCGACCCCTACGAGGAAGCGAAGCTCTCCGCTTTGCTCGCGAGCAAAGGTGTGGGCTACGAGGTTCTGGCCTTTGAGGATGAGGTCATAGTGAAGGTTACCCGGGGGAGGAGTCATGGCAAGGGTGGCTGGAGTCAGGACCGCTACAGGAAGAGGGTCCACAACCTTGTCAGGGATAAAGTGAGGGAAATTGAAGACCGGCTGAAAAGGGCCGAGATACCATTTGACCTTGAGACCGAGGAAAAGGACTATGGCTTAGCCAGGGGCGAGTTCAGGGTTTACGCGAGCAGGGAAGAGCTGGCCGGTATTGTCAGGCCTATGCGCGGTGGGGACGTTGAGGTCAGGATTTACCCGGTTGAAAGGGCCGAGCTTGGTTTTGCCCCGCTCAAGGGCGAGGAAGCCATAAAGGAGCGGAAAAGCGTTATAGTGGGCATAGACCCGGGAATAACCGTTGGAATAGCTGTCATCGACCTGAGCGGGAACATACTGGCTCTGCACAGCGAGAGGAACATGCCAGTCGGCGAGGTCTTCAGGTTCATAGGCGAGATTGGGCATCCGGTTATAGTTGCCACGGACGTTTCTCCGGCCCCGGGCTTCGTTGAGAAGATAGCGCGCTCCTTTAAGGCCAACCTCTTCGTCCCGAGGGAGAGCCTTCGAATAGAGGAGAAGAACGAACTCCTTAGGAGTCTGGGAGTTAGGGTCGACGACGACCACCAGAGGGACGCTCTGGCGGCTGCTTACAAGGCCTACCTCAGGCTCAAGCCGAAGCTTGAACACGTTGAGGCCAAGCTTCGGGAGGCCGGGCTGAGCAAGAAGGCCGATGAGGTCAAGGCTCTGGTAATTCAGGGCTACAACCTCGGTGAGGCCATGCAGAGGGTCGTAAGGAGGGAAAGGCCCAGGGAGGAGGAACCTGAGGGACAGGAAACCGTTGACGTGAGGCCCTACGTGAGGAAAATCCGCGAGCTGGAGGAGAGGATAGAGTTCCTTGAAAGGGAGAACGAGGATCTTAGGAACATCATCAGGGAGCAGAGGAGGACCATTGAGCGACTGGAAAGGAGAATAGCCGACTACGACGAGGAAGTGAGGAGGAAAGTTCTCCGCGAGAGGGAGCTCGAAGCGAAGGTAAAGCGTATCGAAGTCCTTGAGAAACAGCTGAGGGAAGCGAGGGCGGTAATAGAGCGCCTCAGCAGGGATTTGGTACGGGTCAAGAGAATGAACGTGGTGGAAGTTCGCGGGAGCGCTGTACCTTTAAAAGTCCTCAGGACCCTGAGCTGGCGCGAGCTCGAGAGGATTGAGCGTGAGGTTGGTTTGAGAAGGGGCGATGTCCTCTTCGTAATAAATCCAGCCGGAGCCGGAAGGGCCATAGCGGAGGAGCTTGTTGAGAGGAAGATAAGGGCCCTTATAACGGAGAAACCCCTCCCCCATACCGTCAGGGAAGTTCTGAGGGAGGCACACGTGCCGTTCTTCACGAGCGAGGAGCTTGATGTGAAGAGGGTTGACGAGTTTGCAGTTGTCGAGAGGGAGACCCTTGAGAGGGCCATCGGGGAACTGCTGGAACGCTGGAAGGAAGAGGACGAGGAAAGGGAAGCCGAGAGGTTCCTGAAACTTGTAGAGGAGTACAGGATTGAACGCATCAAAGAGCTCAAGAGAAGGGCCGAGGAGGAGTCTAAAGGGAGCTGA
- the pcp gene encoding pyroglutamyl-peptidase I — translation MKVLVTGFEPFGGEKINPSWEAVRSLPDELAGATLVKVQLPVSFNGVRELLPRLIVREKPDFVLLTGQAGGRPNVTVERVAINVMDSEMPDNDGFRPEDEPVFEGAPSAYFATIPIKHVVKTLRGAGIPAGVSNTAGTYVCNTAMFTALHTIDVAGMETKAGFIHMPFNHEQALEKPRPSMAQETINRAIELSIRSLLE, via the coding sequence ATGAAGGTTCTCGTTACGGGTTTCGAGCCCTTTGGCGGTGAAAAGATAAACCCCTCGTGGGAAGCTGTCAGGTCCCTTCCAGATGAGCTCGCCGGTGCAACGCTCGTAAAGGTTCAACTGCCCGTTTCCTTCAACGGAGTCAGGGAGCTCCTGCCGAGGCTCATAGTCAGGGAAAAGCCCGATTTCGTCCTCCTCACAGGCCAGGCTGGAGGAAGGCCCAACGTGACCGTGGAGAGGGTTGCGATAAACGTGATGGACTCGGAAATGCCGGACAACGACGGTTTCAGGCCGGAAGACGAGCCGGTCTTTGAGGGGGCCCCGAGCGCGTACTTCGCCACTATACCCATAAAGCACGTCGTTAAAACCCTTAGAGGGGCCGGGATTCCGGCCGGGGTGTCGAATACGGCCGGCACCTACGTCTGCAACACCGCGATGTTCACCGCCCTGCACACGATAGATGTGGCTGGAATGGAAACTAAAGCTGGTTTCATCCACATGCCCTTTAACCACGAGCAGGCACTCGAAAAGCCGAGGCCTTCGATGGCCCAGGAAACGATAAACCGCGCTATAGAGCTTTCCATTAGGTCACTCCTTGAATAG
- a CDS encoding helix-turn-helix domain-containing protein: protein MIDELTRLSKSPLGNPTRLAIALYLLPRERTTFSSLRKVLKLTPGNLEFHLKALEEAGIIRTYYGFGKRPRKFVEITEEGVEELEEVLRILREVIGND from the coding sequence ATGATTGATGAACTCACAAGGCTTTCGAAATCACCTCTCGGCAACCCAACGAGATTAGCCATAGCCCTCTACCTGCTCCCAAGGGAGAGGACAACCTTCTCAAGCCTGAGGAAGGTACTAAAGCTCACCCCGGGAAACCTTGAGTTCCACCTGAAAGCCCTCGAGGAGGCCGGAATAATCCGGACGTACTACGGCTTCGGCAAGAGGCCGAGGAAGTTCGTAGAGATAACCGAAGAAGGAGTCGAGGAACTCGAGGAAGTCCTGAGAATCCTGAGGGAAGTGATTGGAAATGATTGA